The following proteins come from a genomic window of Trichoplusia ni isolate ovarian cell line Hi5 chromosome 16, tn1, whole genome shotgun sequence:
- the LOC113502208 gene encoding ras-related protein Ral-a isoform X2 — MFSALAYQLSTKFLEEQKCSCLESRRGRTMSKKPAAQPTLHKVIMVGSGGVGKSALTLQFMYDEFVEDYEPTKADSYRKKVVLDGEEVQIDILDTAGQEDYAAIRDNYFRSGEGFLCVFSITEPESFDATQEFREQILRVKNDENIPFLLVGNKSDLADKRRVPLDACRERAQHWQVPYVETSAKTRDNVDKAFLTLIRQMSRLKKGLAAEVEDEEVKRRGNCCIIC, encoded by the exons ATGTTCTCGGCCCTTGCTTATCAGTTGTCCACTAAGTTTTTAGAAGAGCAGAAG TGTTCGTGCCTGGAGTCACGTCGGGGTCGCACGATGTCGAAGAAGCCGGCCGCGCAGCCGACGCTGCACAAGGTGATCATGGTGGGCTCCGGCGGTGTCGGCAAGTCCGCGCTCACGCTGCAGTTCATGTACGACGAGTTCGTCGAGGACTACGAGCCCACGAAGGCCGACAGCTATAGGAAGAAG GTGGTGCTGGACGGCGAAGAGGTTCAGATCGATATCCTGGACACGGCGGGGCAGGAGGACTACGCCGCCATCCGCGACAACTACTTCCGCTCCGGCGAGGGCTTCCTCTGCGTGTTCTCCATCACCGAGCCAGAGAGCTTCGATGCTACACAAGAGTTCAG GGAGCAGATCCTCCGCGTGAAGAACGACGAGAACATCCCGTTCCTGCTGGTGGGCAACAAGTCGGACCTGGCGGACAAGCGGCGCGTGCCGCTGGACGCGTGTCGCGAGCGCGCGCAGCACTGGCAGGTGCCCTACGTCGAGACCTCCGCCAAGACAAGGGACAACGTCGACAAG GCGTTCCTGACGCTGATCCGGCAGATGTCGCGGCTAAAGAAAGGCTTGGCGGCGGAGGTGGAGGACGAGGAGGTCAAAAGGCGCGGGAACTGCTGCATCATCTGCTAG
- the LOC113502208 gene encoding ras-related protein Ral-a isoform X4, which translates to MSKKPAAQPTLHKVIMVGSGGVGKSALTLQFMYDEFVEDYEPTKADSYRKKVVLDGEEVQIDILDTAGQEDYAAIRDNYFRSGEGFLCVFSITEPESFDATQEFREQILRVKNDENIPFLLVGNKSDLADKRRVPLDACRERAQHWQVPYVETSAKTRDNVDKVFFDLMREIRSRKSDDSRATNGDVKRKKTKKLKCAIL; encoded by the exons ATGTCGAAGAAGCCGGCCGCGCAGCCGACGCTGCACAAGGTGATCATGGTGGGCTCCGGCGGTGTCGGCAAGTCCGCGCTCACGCTGCAGTTCATGTACGACGAGTTCGTCGAGGACTACGAGCCCACGAAGGCCGACAGCTATAGGAAGAAG GTGGTGCTGGACGGCGAAGAGGTTCAGATCGATATCCTGGACACGGCGGGGCAGGAGGACTACGCCGCCATCCGCGACAACTACTTCCGCTCCGGCGAGGGCTTCCTCTGCGTGTTCTCCATCACCGAGCCAGAGAGCTTCGATGCTACACAAGAGTTCAG GGAGCAGATCCTCCGCGTGAAGAACGACGAGAACATCCCGTTCCTGCTGGTGGGCAACAAGTCGGACCTGGCGGACAAGCGGCGCGTGCCGCTGGACGCGTGTCGCGAGCGCGCGCAGCACTGGCAGGTGCCCTACGTCGAGACCTCCGCCAAGACAAGGGACAACGTCGACAAG GTGTTCTTTGACCTCATGCGCGAGATCCGGTCGCGCAAGTCCGACGACAGCCGCGCGACCAACGGCGACGTCAAGAGGAAAAAGACGAAGAAACTCAAGTGCGCGATACTGTAG
- the LOC113502208 gene encoding ras-related protein Ral-a isoform X3: protein MPRLCCCSCLESRRGRTMSKKPAAQPTLHKVIMVGSGGVGKSALTLQFMYDEFVEDYEPTKADSYRKKVVLDGEEVQIDILDTAGQEDYAAIRDNYFRSGEGFLCVFSITEPESFDATQEFREQILRVKNDENIPFLLVGNKSDLADKRRVPLDACRERAQHWQVPYVETSAKTRDNVDKVFFDLMREIRSRKSDDSRATNGDVKRKKTKKLKCAIL from the exons ATGCCTCGTTTGTGTTGT TGTTCGTGCCTGGAGTCACGTCGGGGTCGCACGATGTCGAAGAAGCCGGCCGCGCAGCCGACGCTGCACAAGGTGATCATGGTGGGCTCCGGCGGTGTCGGCAAGTCCGCGCTCACGCTGCAGTTCATGTACGACGAGTTCGTCGAGGACTACGAGCCCACGAAGGCCGACAGCTATAGGAAGAAG GTGGTGCTGGACGGCGAAGAGGTTCAGATCGATATCCTGGACACGGCGGGGCAGGAGGACTACGCCGCCATCCGCGACAACTACTTCCGCTCCGGCGAGGGCTTCCTCTGCGTGTTCTCCATCACCGAGCCAGAGAGCTTCGATGCTACACAAGAGTTCAG GGAGCAGATCCTCCGCGTGAAGAACGACGAGAACATCCCGTTCCTGCTGGTGGGCAACAAGTCGGACCTGGCGGACAAGCGGCGCGTGCCGCTGGACGCGTGTCGCGAGCGCGCGCAGCACTGGCAGGTGCCCTACGTCGAGACCTCCGCCAAGACAAGGGACAACGTCGACAAG GTGTTCTTTGACCTCATGCGCGAGATCCGGTCGCGCAAGTCCGACGACAGCCGCGCGACCAACGGCGACGTCAAGAGGAAAAAGACGAAGAAACTCAAGTGCGCGATACTGTAG
- the LOC113502208 gene encoding ras-related protein Ral-a isoform X1 gives MFSALAYQLSTKFLEEQKCSCLESRRGRTMSKKPAAQPTLHKVIMVGSGGVGKSALTLQFMYDEFVEDYEPTKADSYRKKVVLDGEEVQIDILDTAGQEDYAAIRDNYFRSGEGFLCVFSITEPESFDATQEFREQILRVKNDENIPFLLVGNKSDLADKRRVPLDACRERAQHWQVPYVETSAKTRDNVDKVFFDLMREIRSRKSDDSRATNGDVKRKKTKKLKCAIL, from the exons ATGTTCTCGGCCCTTGCTTATCAGTTGTCCACTAAGTTTTTAGAAGAGCAGAAG TGTTCGTGCCTGGAGTCACGTCGGGGTCGCACGATGTCGAAGAAGCCGGCCGCGCAGCCGACGCTGCACAAGGTGATCATGGTGGGCTCCGGCGGTGTCGGCAAGTCCGCGCTCACGCTGCAGTTCATGTACGACGAGTTCGTCGAGGACTACGAGCCCACGAAGGCCGACAGCTATAGGAAGAAG GTGGTGCTGGACGGCGAAGAGGTTCAGATCGATATCCTGGACACGGCGGGGCAGGAGGACTACGCCGCCATCCGCGACAACTACTTCCGCTCCGGCGAGGGCTTCCTCTGCGTGTTCTCCATCACCGAGCCAGAGAGCTTCGATGCTACACAAGAGTTCAG GGAGCAGATCCTCCGCGTGAAGAACGACGAGAACATCCCGTTCCTGCTGGTGGGCAACAAGTCGGACCTGGCGGACAAGCGGCGCGTGCCGCTGGACGCGTGTCGCGAGCGCGCGCAGCACTGGCAGGTGCCCTACGTCGAGACCTCCGCCAAGACAAGGGACAACGTCGACAAG GTGTTCTTTGACCTCATGCGCGAGATCCGGTCGCGCAAGTCCGACGACAGCCGCGCGACCAACGGCGACGTCAAGAGGAAAAAGACGAAGAAACTCAAGTGCGCGATACTGTAG